Genomic window (Thermodesulfovibrionales bacterium):
CGAGGATATCGTTGTTCCGCGAAACAGGATCCCTCAGGCACTGAAGAGCCTGAAGCTGCTTTCAGAAGATAGCGGGATCAAGATCGTGACCTTCGGTCACGCAGGAGACGGGAACATCCATGTGAATCTCATGATCGACAGATCCAAAGAGGAAGAGTACCGTAAGGCAGAATCCCTGATAAAGGAGATATTCCGTCTCACCCTCGACCTCGGTGGGACAATTTCGGGAGAGCACGGAATCGGCACCACAAAGGCGCCGTATATTGGGATGGAGATAAAGGAACGGGAGATGAGGCTCATGAAGGGAATAAAGAACCTCTTCGATCCGAAGAACATCCTGAATCCCGGAAAGATATTTCCACACGAATAGTTTACCGGGGATTCGCCGAAGGCCTTACAGACAACCATGATCCATAGGCTGCTTGTAACGAGAAGCAACCCTGCGCGTCTCAGGGTACCCGGGCTTGTTGCGCGCTTCGTGGAGATGGAGAATCAATCGTGACACCTCTTGATGATACCATCGCGGCGATATCCACGCCTCTCGGCGAAGGGGGCATAGGAATCGTGCGGCTGAGCGGTAGCGATGCCATCGCGGTTGCCGGACCGATCTTCTCTTCCCGAAAAGGCGAGAGGCTGTCGGGGGCTGAGTCGCACAGACTCCTTTACGGCTCTATCAAAGACCCCTTTACCGGCGGCACGATTGATGAGGTCCTCGTCTCGGTGATGAAGGCTCCTCACACCTATACAAAAGAGGATGTAGTCGAGATAAACTGCCATGGAGGGATGGTCACCCTGCGAAACGTTCTTGAGCTGATCCTTCGACAGGGCGCGAGACTTGCAGAGCCCGGAGAGTTCACAAAACGGGCCTTTCTCAATGGAAGGCTGGACCTTTCACAGGCAGAGGCCGTTCTTGACGTCATACGGGCGAAGACCGATGCATCGAGGAAGGTTGCCCTCGAACAGCTTTCCGGCGGACTTTCCGGGAAGATCACTGCCCTGAGGGACAGGATTACCTCTCTCTGCGCCCACATCGAGGCGTATATAGACTTCCCTGAGGATGAGATCGAGCCCGCGTCTCAAGAGAGTCTGCTGAAGGAGATTCAGGATTTGAGAGGAGAGCTCTCTGTCCTTTCCGGCAGTTTTGAAGAGGGACGTTTCTTCAGGGAGGGACTCAAGGTCGCCCTTGTCGGGAGACCGAATGTCGGGAAGTCATCGCTCCTCAACGCCCTCCTCAGGAGAGAGCGGGCGATCGTGACGGAAACCCCCGGAACAACGAGAGACGTTCTCGAAGAGCATCTCAATATCAAAGGCCTCCCGGTGAGGATCATGGACACTGCCGGCATCAGGGAGTCCCATGAGATGGCTGAAAGGGAGGGAGTGGTCAGGAGTCTTAAGGCCCTTGATGAAGCTGACATCGTTATCGCTCTCGTTGACGGGAGCATCCTGCCCGATGATCAGGACAGAGAGGTTCTCGAAAGAATCAGAGGGAAGAAGAGCGTCGTTGCCATAAACAAATCAGACCTTCCGGCTGCTGATCCTTCCCTCGATGCATACCTCAGCGATTACTCAGACCATATCCTGGAGATATCGGCAAAGACCCTCAGCGGACTTGACGGGTTGAAGGACAGGCTTCTGGACCTGGCGGCAAACGGCGCTTCTTCAGGCGATATTGCCGGTGTTATCGTCACGAATGTGAGGCACAAGGTCGCCCTTGATCATTCGGTCTCAGCACTGAGGAGGACGTCTGAAGCCCTGGCTTCACATAAGCCTCTCGAGATCGTTGCTATCGAAATACGGGATGCCCTCGACAGTCTCGGAGAAATCGTCGGGGTGGTCACGACTGAGGAGATCCTTAGTAAGATATTCAGTGAGTTCTGTATAGGGAAATAGGAATCAAGTTCCTCAAATATTCATTACTTGCCTAACGTGAGATATTTCTTCTTAACAAAGGCAGTCTGGATAATATATAATTTCAGATGGACGACGTTTGAGCCAGAAAGAACCGAATGAGAGGAGGACGTGTGGACAGCCCTGACGGAAGTTGTAGCCAGTGCGTTATTCATAATCTCAATCAAGATCTCGATCAAGCCGAACAGAAAGAGCCTGGTCCGCATTGGTTAGTCCATGCGGCCTCCGTGTTGAATCGTTCCATCCTCTGATCCTCTTTCGAGCGATTCGCCTCTGGCCGCCACGATCTTTGCGGTTGAAATGGAGGTGAATCATGAAAGACCACAGCAGTATCCCTGCAATCCGGGTTATCCTCTTAACAAACGCAGAGCGCATACCTTCTGACAAGAACATTGTTGGCGCGGGTCAATTGATCCATTTCGCCGATAAGGATTCTGAAAGAGGAGGCGATCATGTTTAAGTTCCTCTACGACTTCTTTATGCCGTCGTGGATACGGAGTATGGCGAGTGCTCCTCACGCCCGCACCGAGGATGAGAAACGCCTTCTGGAAGTCTGCTCAGTGCCGGATGTTCAAGCTCTGCAAATGATGGGCAGCAATGATCGGGGGCTCAGCACGGAAGACGCGGAACAACTCCTCGAAAAATATGGGCGCAACGAAATTACCCAGGCGAGACGTCTCAATTTTCTTCAGGACGTACTACGGCGGCTCAAGAGCCCCCTCGTAGTCCAGCTTCTCGTGATAGCGGTCTTCTCCGGCATAATCGGAGAGCTCAAGTCGGCGATTATCGTGAGTTTTATGATCGTGCTGAGCGTTGGGTTGTCGTATGTGCTTGACCGGCGTTCAAGCCGGGCTGTCGAAGCTCTGGGCAAGAGAGTGCAATCCCGTGCCGTAGTCTTGAGAGATGGCAAGGAGACAGAGCTTCCCCTGGCTGAACTGGTTCCCGGCGACATCGTACTCCTTCAGGCCGGCTCAATCGTCCCCGCAGACCTCAGGCTTCTCTCAGCGAGAGATTTCTTCGTCAGCCAGGCAACACTAACGGGCGAGTCCATGCCGGTGGAAAAGAACGCGGAAGTCTCCGGCAATGGCGGACGGCCGTTGCTTGAGTTCGGTAATGCCTGTTTCCAAGGAACAAGCGTCGGCAGCGGGACGGCCCGAGGCATTGTGGTAAACACGGGGGGACGGACATTTTTCGGGGCCATTGCCGAACGGCTTTCTGACAGGGCCACAGAGACCAGCTTCGATCTTGGTGTGCGCTCCTTCACCTGGCTCATGATCAGGTTCATGATAATTATGGTCTCCTGCTGCTTTATGATCGTTGGCCTCACAAAGGGGAATTGGCTCGAGGCGCTTCTCTTCGGCGTAGCGGTTGCTGTGGGATTGACCCCTGAAATGCTGCCGATGATCGTGACGGTGAACCTCGCCAAGGGCGCCATATCGATGTCCCGAAAAAAGGTCATTGTAAAGAGACTCTCCGCCATCCAGAACTTCGGCGCCATCGACATCCTCTGCACTGACAAGACCGGGACCCTCACCCAGGACCGCGTCATCCTGAAGAAACACGTTGATGTGACCGGAGAGGAGAGCGGAAGCGTCCTGCGTTACGGTTACCTGAACAGTTATTACCAGACAGGACTCCGCAACCTCCTCGACAGGGCTGTCCTTGAACATACTGAATTCGAGGTGGAACGAACCTGCCGTCTTGTGGATGAACTTCCCTTTGATTTTCAGCGCAGGCGCATGTCCGTGGTGGTCGAGTTTGAGGGAGACCATGTCCTGATATGCAAGGGTGCGGTCGAAGAGGTTTACGCCTGCTGCAAGCACTACCAGTTGGACGGAGAGATTTATCCTCTGATCGACATGATCAGGGACGATCTTTTTGAAGAGGTCGCCCGTCTCAACAACGAAGGCTACCGATGCCTCGCCATAGCCTACCGGGAGTTTCTCCGGGAACAGGCGCGATTCACCGTCCAGGATGAATCTGCCCTGATCCTCCTTGGGTATATCGCCTTCCTCGATCCCCCCAAGGACTCGGCCGCCAGGGCCGTTACATTGCTGCAGGATACGGGGGTGCAGGTTAAGATCCTGACCGGCGATAACGCTCTTGTGACCGGCAAGATATGCCGCGACGTGGGCCTGAAGGTCCATCGCATAGTCAGCGGTGAGGATCTCGATCGCATGAGCCAGGAGGAGTTTGCTAAGTCCGTCATCGAGGCGAATGTGATGGTAAAGCTCTCGCCGCTCCAAAAGGAACGGGTGATCGAGTCGTTGCGCCAAGCCGGCCACGTCGTCGGATACATGGGTGACGGCATCAACGACGCTCCCGCACTGCGCGCTGCCGACGTAGGAATTTCGGTGGATTCGGCCGTTGATGTGGCAAAG
Coding sequences:
- the mnmE gene encoding tRNA uridine-5-carboxymethylaminomethyl(34) synthesis GTPase MnmE, producing the protein MTPLDDTIAAISTPLGEGGIGIVRLSGSDAIAVAGPIFSSRKGERLSGAESHRLLYGSIKDPFTGGTIDEVLVSVMKAPHTYTKEDVVEINCHGGMVTLRNVLELILRQGARLAEPGEFTKRAFLNGRLDLSQAEAVLDVIRAKTDASRKVALEQLSGGLSGKITALRDRITSLCAHIEAYIDFPEDEIEPASQESLLKEIQDLRGELSVLSGSFEEGRFFREGLKVALVGRPNVGKSSLLNALLRRERAIVTETPGTTRDVLEEHLNIKGLPVRIMDTAGIRESHEMAEREGVVRSLKALDEADIVIALVDGSILPDDQDREVLERIRGKKSVVAINKSDLPAADPSLDAYLSDYSDHILEISAKTLSGLDGLKDRLLDLAANGASSGDIAGVIVTNVRHKVALDHSVSALRRTSEALASHKPLEIVAIEIRDALDSLGEIVGVVTTEEILSKIFSEFCIGK
- the mgtA gene encoding magnesium-translocating P-type ATPase; amino-acid sequence: MFKFLYDFFMPSWIRSMASAPHARTEDEKRLLEVCSVPDVQALQMMGSNDRGLSTEDAEQLLEKYGRNEITQARRLNFLQDVLRRLKSPLVVQLLVIAVFSGIIGELKSAIIVSFMIVLSVGLSYVLDRRSSRAVEALGKRVQSRAVVLRDGKETELPLAELVPGDIVLLQAGSIVPADLRLLSARDFFVSQATLTGESMPVEKNAEVSGNGGRPLLEFGNACFQGTSVGSGTARGIVVNTGGRTFFGAIAERLSDRATETSFDLGVRSFTWLMIRFMIIMVSCCFMIVGLTKGNWLEALLFGVAVAVGLTPEMLPMIVTVNLAKGAISMSRKKVIVKRLSAIQNFGAIDILCTDKTGTLTQDRVILKKHVDVTGEESGSVLRYGYLNSYYQTGLRNLLDRAVLEHTEFEVERTCRLVDELPFDFQRRRMSVVVEFEGDHVLICKGAVEEVYACCKHYQLDGEIYPLIDMIRDDLFEEVARLNNEGYRCLAIAYREFLREQARFTVQDESALILLGYIAFLDPPKDSAARAVTLLQDTGVQVKILTGDNALVTGKICRDVGLKVHRIVSGEDLDRMSQEEFAKSVIEANVMVKLSPLQKERVIESLRQAGHVVGYMGDGINDAPALRAADVGISVDSAVDVAKESADIVLLEMSLLVLEDGILEGRKVFSNIIKYIRMGASSNFGNMFSVLGASYLLPFLPMQPVQILLNNLLYDFSQTGIPTDHVDEEQIARPRKWDIGNIKWFMIFIGPLSSIFDYATFALMWFVFNSRAFLDVAEGQAGREVHAQLFQTGWFVESLLTQTLIVHIIRTKRLPFIQSRASLPMTMTTLVVMAVGAWLPYSPFASTLGFVQLPLSYWGWIAAFLLMYSVLTHTVKKWFFKTFGGE